DNA sequence from the Oxalobacteraceae sp. CFBP 8761 genome:
AGCCCCGTTCACGCACGATCTTGCCGTCCTTGACCACGACCACCGCCAGACCCGGTACCTGACGTGCCAGCATCATGCGTTCAATGGCAGCGTCAAGGGCGTCGGCATGGGCTGTACCCGCCGAGAACGCGGCCAGCAGGACGACTGAAATCGATATGCGCATTGTGCATTCACCTCTTTGAGTGGAAACAGCGGGCATTACAAACGGCTTGGAATGGTACCAATGGGCCGCCTTTTGAAGATGGCATAATACGGGATGCACGTGCTGGACTGCAGACCTTATTCGCGGATAGACCCAGCCTGAATATTCATGACGGGCTGCAGAAAATTAAACGGAGCAATATGCAAGACGTTTCCTGGTATTGGATTGCTTCAGCTGGCCTGATTGGCATGACCGCACTCTATCTCGCTTTCCGCCTTTCCAATCAGCGATGGCCGCGAGTAATGGCCGCGACAGCGGCTGGTGTAGTCGTTTGTGTTTATGCCGGCGACGTCAGCGCACTTCGGGCTATTTTGCTGTCTGGTGCCATTTTGACGATCTGCAGTGCGACAGCCCAGCGCAAATAGCCGTGCCGCTCCCTGAACATGGCGTGACATGATCAGGCGATGTCGGCCATGACTATCGGCTATGCCCAGCTCAAGCCTTTTTCAGGGCAAAGCATTCGTGCCTTGACCCGGAGATTCAGGTTGATTTGCAGCTTGAATGTTCAACAGAGGCTGCGTCAGTTCGATCAGATTGCCCCATGGATCGCTGAAAAAAGCGAAACGCAGCGCCAGTCCGGGTGCGTCGCGCGGTTCGCTGACAATCCTCACATCACGACGTCTCAGTTCACCGATCGCGGCATCGACATCCTCGACGCGCAGGCACAGATGGTGCCATCCGGCGACCGCATGGGTATCGATCAGCTGGTCGTACCCGGGACGCGGCGCGCAGCCGGGCCCTGCAATCAACTCGATGCGAAAACCGTCGTCAGCAGCAGGAGCAAGAAAAGCCAGTGTCTTTTCACCCAGTGCCATGGTGCGCATCAGGCGGAAATCGAGCGTGCCGGTGTACCAGGCTGCAGCGGCTTCAAAGTCCGGCACGCGCAGTCCGACATGGTCGCCTCGCCATGAGGTAAACGGGCTCGTTGGATTGGTCGACGTGACGTCGTTGGATGCTGGCATGGCGTTCTTTCAAAAGGGTCGCAAACGAATCAGCCAGAAGAACGGCGCTATTTGTGCGTTCTCTCCAGCGATCACTGGGCGCCTGGATACGCCGCCTGTCGAGCGGTCGGATCCGGCGCAACCCAGTGTAGAAGAGGCCAGCCAGTTTGATAAGACGGCGGTTTCAGAATAGACTGATCGCCATGAAGAACAATCGCGAGCCATCCCTGGACGATCTTGCCGTATTTATTGCGGTGTGCGATGCGAAGGGATTCCGCGCCGCCGCCAAACGGCTGGGACTGGCCCCGTCGAATGTCAGCGACACCATCACGCGTCTGGAAAAGCAGCTTGGCTTGCCCCTCCTGACCCGAAACACGCGCAGCGTGACGCCAACCGAAGCAGGGCGCGAGCTGGAAGCCCGCTTGGGCCCCTTGTTATCCCAGACGCGCGCTG
Encoded proteins:
- a CDS encoding VOC family protein produces the protein MPASNDVTSTNPTSPFTSWRGDHVGLRVPDFEAAAAWYTGTLDFRLMRTMALGEKTLAFLAPAADDGFRIELIAGPGCAPRPGYDQLIDTHAVAGWHHLCLRVEDVDAAIGELRRRDVRIVSEPRDAPGLALRFAFFSDPWGNLIELTQPLLNIQAANQPESPGQGTNALP